In Treponema sp. OMZ 798, the following proteins share a genomic window:
- a CDS encoding fructose bisphosphate aldolase, with the protein MDKVKLERMKNDKGFIAALDQSGGSTPKALAAYGVPETAYSNEDEMFDLVHAMRTRIITGKAFNSNNILGAILFEQTMEREIEGMPTADFLWEKKKILPFLKVDKGLAELKDGVQLMKPIPNLDAMLKHAVEKHIFGTKMRSVIKEANPQGIKAVVDQQFELGIQIAKAGLVPIIEPEVDIKSPDKAKCEEILKKELEEHLKTLPKDLLVMFKLSIPTKENLYEEFTKHPQVVRMVALSGGYSRDDANKLLAKNRGMIASFSRALAEGLFASQSDDEFNATLEKTIKGVYEASIT; encoded by the coding sequence ATGGATAAAGTAAAACTTGAAAGAATGAAAAACGACAAGGGTTTTATTGCAGCATTGGATCAGAGCGGCGGAAGTACACCTAAGGCTTTGGCTGCTTACGGAGTTCCCGAAACGGCTTATTCCAATGAAGATGAGATGTTTGATCTTGTTCATGCTATGCGCACAAGAATAATCACAGGTAAGGCTTTTAATTCCAATAATATTTTAGGTGCAATTTTATTTGAGCAAACAATGGAGCGCGAAATTGAGGGAATGCCCACAGCCGACTTCTTATGGGAAAAGAAAAAGATTCTCCCCTTTTTAAAGGTCGATAAGGGGCTTGCAGAATTAAAAGACGGCGTTCAGCTTATGAAGCCGATACCCAATTTGGATGCTATGCTAAAGCACGCTGTAGAAAAGCACATTTTTGGAACAAAGATGCGCTCGGTTATAAAGGAAGCAAATCCCCAAGGTATCAAGGCTGTTGTAGATCAGCAGTTTGAATTGGGTATTCAAATTGCAAAAGCCGGCCTTGTTCCGATTATAGAGCCGGAAGTAGATATTAAATCACCCGACAAGGCCAAGTGTGAAGAAATCCTCAAAAAAGAATTGGAAGAGCATCTTAAGACCTTGCCGAAAGACTTGCTTGTAATGTTCAAGCTTTCAATTCCGACAAAAGAAAACCTTTACGAGGAATTCACAAAGCATCCTCAGGTAGTTAGAATGGTAGCCCTTTCAGGAGGTTATTCCAGAGACGATGCAAACAAGCTTCTGGCTAAAAACCGAGGTATGATTGCAAGTTTCTCCCGAGCTCTCGCCGAAGGCCTTTTTGCAAGTCAAAGCGATGATGAGTTTAACGCAACCTTGGAAAAAACCATCAAGGGCGTTTATGAAGCTTCAATAACATAG
- a CDS encoding type II toxin-antitoxin system VapC family toxin, which produces MYLLDTNICIFLKNKKSPNVLQKIKENKHLGIYISSITVAELQFGVYNSKYVEKNRISLIKFLTPFSILNFDDRDAQEFGKIRTSLKTEGKIIGAYDMLIAAQAIAKNLILVTNNTKEFCRIKNLNLEDWK; this is translated from the coding sequence ATGTATTTATTGGATACGAATATCTGTATATTTCTTAAAAATAAAAAAAGTCCTAATGTTCTTCAAAAGATTAAAGAGAATAAACACTTAGGGATTTACATCTCAAGTATTACCGTAGCAGAATTACAGTTCGGTGTATATAATAGCAAGTATGTAGAAAAAAATCGAATATCATTAATAAAATTTTTAACACCATTTTCTATTTTAAATTTTGATGATAGAGATGCTCAAGAATTCGGAAAAATAAGAACATCCTTAAAAACTGAAGGTAAAATTATTGGCGCCTATGATATGTTAATTGCAGCACAAGCTATAGCGAAAAATTTAATCCTTGTTACCAACAATACAAAAGAATTTTGCCGAATAAAAAACTTGAACCTAGAAGATTGGAAGTAA
- a CDS encoding antitoxin, whose translation METAKLFRNGRSQAVRLPKEYNFSGTEVFIRRAGESVILFPKNKEWETFLEGLNGFTDDFMEEGRCQPDLQDRKDL comes from the coding sequence ATGGAAACGGCAAAATTATTTCGAAACGGCAGGAGTCAGGCAGTCAGGCTGCCTAAAGAATATAATTTTTCGGGAACTGAGGTTTTTATACGGAGAGCCGGAGAATCTGTTATTCTATTCCCAAAAAACAAAGAGTGGGAAACATTTTTAGAAGGCTTAAACGGGTTTACCGATGATTTTATGGAAGAAGGAAGATGTCAGCCTGATTTGCAGGACAGGAAAGATTTATAA
- the fusA gene encoding elongation factor G gives MLDKMRNIGIMAHIDAGKTTTTERILFYTGKIHKIGEIDDGQATMDWMAQEQDRGITIQSAATTTYWKNFQINIIDTPGHVDFTAEVERSLRVLDGAVAVLCAVGGVQPQTETVWHQADRYKVPRICFVNKMDRIGADFFAVLKDVHEKFGVEVVPVQIPIGASDSFEGVIDLISMKEIHWDAATEGEKYEYTAIAQDRLALAEEWREKMLDTISSASDEITELILEGEAVPEELIKKEIRKAVLNQSYIPFLCGSARRNIGVQPLIDAVVDFLPAPDEVLPAEALNPKKEEKVSVPCKVEGAPLGLVFKIQYDKDAGSLCYVRMYSGKIKSGDQVFNTGKKKRERVNRILRMHSNKSEQTDSVQAGDIAVFIGLKLSQTGDTLGSEGQPLLLESMQFPEPVISVSVEPKSLSESDRLKEVLEILSKEDPTFTSREDSETGQLIISGMGELHIDVLTRRMLDDFKVEARVGNPQVTYRESITAEKTQTEKYSKQLGGKDNEAELTLTVRPLERGSGNRFVSKVKTFQKSGSGSTNALPEELLAAVKRSIEGCFSSGIKVGYPCTDIEVELVSVKYNELTATPFAYEAAAAKCFDDACSAAAPVLLEPVMAVDIMSPKEFVGDAMSQITQRGGLISSMDSKASTDIVHAQAPMAKMFGFSTDLRSATQGRASFTMSFSHFEIKA, from the coding sequence ATGCTTGATAAGATGCGGAACATAGGAATAATGGCTCACATAGATGCGGGAAAAACCACCACCACCGAGCGTATTTTGTTTTATACGGGAAAAATTCATAAGATAGGCGAAATAGATGACGGTCAAGCAACCATGGACTGGATGGCCCAAGAGCAGGACAGGGGAATCACTATCCAAAGTGCCGCCACCACCACTTATTGGAAAAATTTTCAGATAAATATAATCGATACACCCGGGCACGTAGATTTTACGGCCGAGGTAGAACGCTCCTTGCGTGTATTGGACGGAGCCGTTGCTGTTCTTTGTGCAGTCGGAGGAGTTCAGCCCCAGACCGAAACCGTTTGGCATCAAGCCGACCGCTACAAGGTTCCGCGTATTTGTTTTGTAAACAAGATGGACAGAATCGGTGCCGACTTTTTTGCAGTCTTAAAAGATGTGCACGAAAAATTCGGAGTTGAGGTTGTGCCGGTTCAAATTCCTATTGGAGCAAGCGACAGTTTTGAGGGAGTCATCGATCTTATTTCAATGAAAGAGATTCACTGGGATGCCGCAACCGAGGGTGAAAAATATGAATATACCGCAATAGCCCAAGACCGTCTTGCCTTGGCGGAAGAATGGCGCGAAAAAATGCTCGATACTATTTCTTCAGCTTCGGACGAAATCACCGAGCTCATCCTCGAAGGTGAAGCAGTTCCCGAAGAGCTTATCAAAAAAGAAATCAGAAAGGCCGTTTTAAATCAAAGCTATATTCCGTTTTTGTGCGGATCGGCAAGAAGGAATATAGGCGTTCAGCCCTTAATCGATGCGGTTGTAGACTTTTTACCTGCCCCCGACGAGGTTCTTCCGGCAGAGGCTCTCAATCCCAAAAAGGAAGAAAAGGTCTCGGTTCCCTGCAAGGTAGAAGGAGCCCCCTTAGGTCTTGTATTTAAGATTCAGTACGACAAGGATGCAGGAAGCCTTTGCTATGTCAGAATGTATTCGGGAAAAATCAAATCGGGCGATCAGGTTTTTAACACAGGAAAAAAGAAAAGAGAACGCGTAAACAGAATCTTGCGTATGCATTCAAATAAGTCGGAACAAACGGATTCCGTTCAGGCCGGAGATATAGCCGTTTTTATCGGGCTCAAACTTTCGCAGACAGGAGATACCCTGGGCTCCGAGGGACAGCCCCTCTTGCTTGAGTCCATGCAATTCCCCGAGCCCGTTATTTCCGTTTCGGTAGAACCTAAAAGCTTATCGGAAAGCGACCGCTTAAAAGAAGTCTTGGAAATTCTTTCAAAGGAAGACCCGACCTTCACAAGCCGCGAAGACAGTGAAACCGGACAGCTTATAATTTCGGGCATGGGAGAACTCCATATAGATGTTCTAACCCGCCGAATGTTGGATGACTTTAAAGTAGAAGCCAGAGTCGGAAACCCGCAGGTTACTTACAGGGAGTCTATCACCGCAGAAAAAACTCAAACCGAAAAATACAGCAAGCAGCTGGGCGGAAAAGACAATGAGGCCGAGCTTACACTCACCGTCCGCCCCCTTGAACGGGGAAGCGGAAACCGCTTTGTTTCAAAAGTCAAGACCTTCCAAAAGTCCGGTTCGGGCAGCACTAATGCTCTCCCCGAAGAGCTTTTAGCAGCCGTTAAGCGTTCTATCGAAGGCTGCTTTAGTTCGGGAATTAAGGTAGGTTATCCTTGTACGGATATTGAGGTAGAACTCGTTTCGGTAAAATACAATGAACTTACGGCAACCCCCTTTGCTTATGAAGCCGCCGCCGCAAAGTGCTTTGACGACGCTTGCAGTGCAGCCGCCCCCGTGCTCTTGGAGCCCGTGATGGCTGTAGACATTATGAGCCCCAAGGAATTTGTAGGAGACGCCATGAGTCAGATTACCCAGAGGGGAGGTCTAATTTCAAGCATGGACTCAAAGGCAAGTACGGACATTGTACACGCCCAAGCCCCTATGGCAAAGATGTTCGGCTTTTCCACCGACCTCCGTTCAGCCACTCAGGGAAGGGCGTCCTTTACCATGAGCTTTAGTCATTTTGAGATTAAGGCCTAA
- a CDS encoding ATP-binding cassette domain-containing protein, with product MKTVYTLYKKFYKDLNLLVIFLLVLNACNSIFLVLGKTALNKVLTGLPFAPLLAMSISVIVYAIVQSLYELILNNSITYRALPPMMKTAFHHSLVNSNRKAEEEGFYIMSYTQDINVLIPFCFQFAAAFFNIIILSAFLFSLSVFLPVILSAIIISANIFITYLDKQINGAYGLLDDESISYGGIVKTTFQSIFLTLNNSIKWNCKKSILQKEEELLKIENKIHRLEAVKNIFFEGQNYFIPIVISVFCIFALPGMNLADLLYIIFIISLANQNMSTIFLAVRQIKRSVPIAKKYFNYIGECEKKDKKNIHEEGALINAKNISLVKNDKPIFNNIDFNLNEGDKIAVVGQNGSGKTSLLRILTMNEDAFSGSLTYNLKTLRTNTIPCLWSHPHIFNISLRDNLVFGKAIPDSDIIKILNALKLTNFVDSLPEGLDTVMDMNNLTVSDGERSRIALARILLLTADCPVLLLDEFSRNVNTEIEDLMFNLIFTKKQAIAAVTNNIATAKRFQKILFVSRQDGTIREISKEDIEEKIKNI from the coding sequence ATGAAAACCGTTTATACCTTATACAAAAAATTTTATAAGGATTTGAATTTACTCGTTATTTTTTTACTTGTTCTAAATGCTTGCAATTCTATATTTCTTGTTTTAGGAAAAACGGCTCTTAATAAAGTATTAACAGGTCTTCCCTTTGCGCCTCTTTTAGCCATGTCAATATCGGTTATAGTATATGCTATAGTGCAAAGCCTTTATGAGCTTATTCTGAATAATTCGATTACCTATCGTGCATTACCGCCTATGATGAAAACAGCCTTTCATCATAGTTTGGTAAACAGTAACCGTAAGGCAGAGGAGGAGGGTTTTTACATAATGTCCTATACACAAGATATTAACGTACTTATTCCTTTTTGCTTTCAATTTGCGGCAGCCTTTTTTAATATCATTATTCTTAGCGCTTTTTTATTTTCTCTCTCCGTATTTCTTCCGGTTATTCTATCGGCAATAATTATATCGGCTAATATCTTTATTACTTATTTGGATAAGCAAATAAACGGAGCTTACGGCTTACTTGATGATGAGAGCATAAGTTACGGCGGTATTGTTAAAACTACATTTCAATCAATTTTTTTAACCTTAAATAATTCGATTAAATGGAATTGCAAAAAATCCATTTTACAAAAAGAAGAAGAACTTTTAAAAATCGAAAATAAAATTCACAGGCTGGAGGCCGTAAAAAACATTTTTTTTGAAGGACAAAATTATTTTATTCCAATTGTCATAAGCGTTTTTTGTATTTTTGCCCTGCCCGGTATGAATTTGGCAGATCTTTTATACATAATTTTTATTATTTCGTTGGCTAATCAAAACATGTCAACTATTTTTTTAGCAGTAAGACAAATAAAAAGATCGGTTCCTATAGCAAAAAAATATTTTAATTATATTGGAGAGTGTGAAAAAAAAGATAAGAAAAACATACATGAGGAAGGTGCCCTGATTAACGCAAAGAATATTTCGCTTGTTAAAAACGATAAACCGATATTTAATAATATAGATTTTAATCTCAACGAAGGGGACAAAATTGCAGTTGTCGGGCAAAACGGTTCAGGAAAAACAAGTTTATTACGCATCCTCACAATGAACGAAGATGCCTTTTCAGGTTCGCTTACATATAACTTAAAAACTTTAAGAACTAATACAATTCCCTGTCTTTGGAGCCATCCTCATATCTTTAATATTTCGTTACGTGATAATCTTGTCTTCGGCAAAGCCATTCCCGATTCCGATATAATCAAAATATTGAATGCACTTAAATTAACTAATTTTGTAGACTCCTTACCGGAGGGCTTGGATACTGTTATGGATATGAACAACTTGACCGTATCTGACGGAGAGAGAAGCCGAATCGCTTTAGCCAGAATATTACTTCTAACTGCCGATTGTCCCGTCCTCCTCTTAGATGAGTTTTCCCGCAATGTCAATACGGAAATCGAAGACCTAATGTTTAATTTAATTTTTACTAAAAAGCAAGCAATCGCTGCCGTTACGAATAATATTGCAACTGCAAAGCGCTTTCAAAAAATCTTATTCGTTTCACGGCAGGATGGGACTATAAGAGAAATATCCAAGGAAGACATAGAAGAAAAAATAAAGAATATTTAA
- a CDS encoding ATP-binding cassette domain-containing protein has product MSNKPKLKVFSFYMFFVFLVLLGAQYILLDLYSSRLFAFQENLLNLKTIQARPLVETLVLIAGLLFINILARFVIIRFGRKKLQIKKDMVEKYLNLPFTYYYDVNYAQVLDSLQSYPEFFINDVLKIYRLFFNAVICILIFIKLFSISAVLAALSLSLLFLFFLLDRFFLRLVRNIDKLRIKTAPSLYKELGDSVSGRLDIRSVNSHKYFEQGIFSKMDKLCNGCFKKKEGIAISRNNLERIIQKVLPLLSLLIALFLFKDKSAGNTIMPFYMLFILLPNPLSTISIFEHIKNLKTMIEPIEELLQKEEAKRGRALFINDGINVNSLTVNLRNQYLLNNVNLNIKQCEKVLIIGDSGSGKSVFLNCLMGAEYKQRGEVNYGSTEVKEFTLESFLTNTSFLDLKGLVLPGTLRYNLLLNTSEKISDEALEAFVHSIGVAEFIPFLHDLDTVLDPDTLSDGERVTVSLLRELIKKPQIFFLDETFSSLDVAVEDCFLKYLMSTDSTVIMISHKKEHVQYFERVLYFQAGNIRVDIKAKYALTNPPIKDFYSSVYEDMQKGEIL; this is encoded by the coding sequence ATGTCAAATAAACCAAAGTTAAAAGTTTTTTCTTTTTATATGTTTTTTGTTTTTCTTGTTTTACTCGGGGCTCAATATATTCTTTTAGATTTATATTCTTCCCGCTTATTTGCATTTCAAGAAAATTTATTAAACCTTAAAACAATTCAAGCAAGACCTCTTGTAGAAACTCTTGTTTTGATTGCAGGGCTTTTGTTTATCAATATCCTTGCACGCTTTGTAATTATCCGTTTTGGACGCAAAAAATTACAGATAAAAAAGGATATGGTAGAAAAATATTTAAATCTTCCCTTTACTTACTATTATGACGTAAACTATGCTCAAGTTTTAGATTCATTGCAAAGTTATCCCGAATTTTTTATAAATGATGTTTTAAAAATATACAGACTTTTTTTTAATGCCGTAATTTGCATTTTGATTTTTATAAAACTTTTTTCTATAAGTGCTGTGCTGGCTGCCCTGTCCTTGAGTTTATTATTTCTCTTCTTTTTATTAGACAGGTTCTTTTTACGTCTTGTCCGTAACATAGATAAATTGCGGATAAAAACCGCTCCCTCCTTGTACAAGGAGCTTGGAGATTCCGTTTCCGGACGCTTGGATATCCGCTCGGTAAACTCGCATAAATATTTTGAACAAGGTATCTTTTCAAAAATGGATAAACTTTGTAACGGGTGTTTTAAAAAAAAAGAAGGTATAGCGATAAGCCGCAATAATTTGGAACGCATTATTCAAAAAGTTTTACCTCTTCTTTCACTTCTGATTGCCTTATTTCTTTTTAAAGATAAGAGCGCAGGGAACACGATAATGCCTTTCTATATGCTTTTTATTTTATTGCCGAATCCTTTGAGTACGATTTCCATATTTGAACATATTAAAAATCTAAAGACAATGATTGAACCCATTGAAGAGCTTTTACAAAAAGAAGAAGCCAAAAGAGGCAGAGCTTTATTTATTAATGACGGCATCAATGTTAATTCATTAACCGTGAACTTACGCAACCAATATCTTCTTAATAATGTCAATCTAAATATTAAACAATGTGAAAAAGTTTTAATCATAGGAGATTCAGGGTCCGGAAAATCGGTGTTTTTAAACTGCCTTATGGGTGCGGAATATAAGCAAAGAGGTGAAGTAAACTACGGAAGTACGGAAGTAAAAGAATTCACCCTTGAAAGTTTTTTAACAAATACTTCGTTCCTTGATTTAAAAGGCTTGGTCTTGCCCGGTACACTAAGATATAACCTGCTTTTAAACACATCTGAAAAAATCAGCGATGAGGCCTTAGAAGCTTTTGTTCATTCGATAGGTGTTGCGGAATTTATTCCGTTTTTACATGACCTTGATACAGTCCTTGATCCCGATACTTTATCTGACGGGGAAAGAGTTACGGTTTCGCTTTTAAGAGAGCTTATTAAAAAACCTCAAATATTTTTTCTTGATGAAACTTTCAGCTCTCTGGATGTTGCGGTCGAAGACTGCTTTTTAAAATATCTCATGTCGACTGATAGTACTGTAATTATGATTTCTCATAAAAAAGAACATGTTCAATACTTTGAACGGGTGCTTTATTTTCAAGCCGGAAATATCCGCGTCGATATAAAAGCAAAATATGCTTTAACGAATCCGCCGATAAAAGATTTTTATAGTTCGGTATATGAGGATATGCAAAAAGGAGAGATTTTATGA
- a CDS encoding DUF4299 domain-containing protein: MSVSFYINNKKTFLKAKAPMKLKECLGFSSQKIEQFAFDEAQDNFDVKRFYNSSIADYECLLCGVLGKSSRGFELSFDKELNHYAVRVFTPSTREDWQIALTYIKDLAKKMGSDIVNERDEHFTAENIEQFNYPEDILFGIKSYFENKDTDEYISFGIFREAAFNRKIVEGFLNSENPIEAFSKFFKDIQYLDAFSANQMFFEDNKTKNIIGIYALTQDTETILPYKPSVEYKNRRIVKDEDISTWELSLVIINGAPDDKDSYQRAGNVEYSDFIARLPKDKYRFIDAKYVLVDALTQEEILSILKKE; encoded by the coding sequence ATGAGTGTATCATTTTATATTAACAACAAAAAAACTTTTTTAAAAGCTAAAGCTCCTATGAAGTTAAAAGAATGTTTAGGATTTTCTTCACAAAAAATAGAGCAATTTGCTTTTGACGAAGCGCAAGATAATTTTGATGTGAAAAGATTCTATAACTCATCCATTGCAGATTATGAATGTTTACTATGCGGAGTATTAGGAAAAAGCTCCCGTGGCTTTGAACTTTCTTTTGATAAGGAACTCAATCATTATGCTGTGCGGGTTTTCACGCCGAGCACACGGGAAGATTGGCAAATTGCTCTTACCTATATCAAAGATTTAGCTAAAAAAATGGGAAGCGATATTGTCAATGAAAGAGATGAACATTTTACAGCTGAGAATATCGAACAATTTAATTATCCTGAGGATATCTTGTTCGGAATAAAATCTTATTTTGAAAACAAAGATACGGATGAATACATCAGTTTCGGTATTTTCCGGGAAGCGGCTTTTAACCGTAAAATTGTAGAAGGATTTTTAAATTCCGAGAATCCGATAGAGGCATTTAGTAAATTCTTTAAGGACATTCAGTATTTAGACGCTTTTTCGGCAAACCAAATGTTTTTTGAAGATAATAAAACTAAAAACATTATCGGGATTTATGCCCTAACTCAAGATACGGAAACTATTTTGCCTTATAAGCCTAGTGTGGAATACAAAAATAGAAGGATTGTAAAAGATGAAGATATAAGCACTTGGGAATTATCTCTAGTCATTATTAACGGAGCTCCCGATGATAAAGACTCTTACCAAAGAGCGGGGAATGTCGAGTATTCGGATTTTATAGCCCGCCTGCCAAAAGACAAATATAGATTTATAGACGCTAAATACGTTTTAGTTGATGCCTTAACACAAGAAGAAATTTTGAGCATTCTAAAAAAAGAGTAA
- a CDS encoding ISAs1 family transposase: MKTLKEYFNELNDNRQSGKVKHLISEILVIALCAVCSGVQTVFEIGEFAEVKKDWLKNEVGLLLENGVPSHDTIGRVLAMINPKQFQNLFISWIEQSLNIPAGSYIHIDGKTLRGSASEQSRGIHLVSAFAHEAGVVLGQIKCAEKSNEITAIPELLNLLKLKSSIITIDAMGCQKEIAKEITKKKCDYVLALKENQPAAYNDVKDYFSIEDKDFQNTLLRFETLDIGHGREERREYFLSTNINWFAEKNKWANLKSFGMVKSTVRCKGKQYSEKRYFISSIEDINEFVTAVRTHWTIENTLHWSLDVIFRDDECQIREKNTAENIAILRRICFNRMKMYQNGKTLKRKKMLCTFDDSFRFNVLFS, encoded by the coding sequence ATGAAAACATTAAAAGAATATTTTAACGAACTTAATGATAATCGTCAGTCGGGCAAAGTAAAGCATCTAATCAGCGAAATATTGGTAATAGCACTGTGTGCTGTTTGTAGCGGAGTTCAAACTGTGTTTGAAATAGGAGAATTTGCCGAAGTAAAAAAGGATTGGCTAAAAAATGAGGTAGGACTCTTGTTAGAAAATGGAGTTCCTTCGCACGACACCATAGGAAGAGTCCTTGCGATGATTAATCCCAAACAATTTCAAAACCTTTTTATCTCGTGGATTGAACAATCCCTTAATATTCCAGCAGGTTCATACATTCACATTGATGGAAAAACATTACGTGGAAGTGCAAGTGAACAAAGTAGAGGTATTCATTTGGTAAGTGCATTTGCTCACGAAGCGGGAGTTGTATTAGGACAAATAAAATGTGCTGAAAAATCGAATGAAATCACAGCAATTCCTGAACTCCTTAACCTTTTAAAACTAAAAAGCTCGATAATTACTATAGATGCCATGGGTTGTCAAAAAGAAATAGCAAAAGAAATCACAAAGAAAAAATGTGATTATGTATTGGCTCTAAAAGAAAATCAACCGGCAGCGTATAATGATGTAAAAGATTATTTTTCTATAGAAGATAAAGACTTTCAAAATACCCTTTTAAGATTTGAAACCTTGGATATAGGGCATGGCAGAGAAGAAAGAAGAGAATACTTTCTTTCAACTAATATAAACTGGTTTGCAGAGAAGAATAAATGGGCAAATTTAAAGAGTTTTGGAATGGTCAAAAGCACTGTAAGGTGCAAAGGCAAACAATACAGTGAAAAGCGTTACTTTATTAGCAGTATAGAGGATATAAATGAGTTTGTAACAGCTGTAAGAACACATTGGACAATAGAAAACACTTTACACTGGTCGCTGGATGTAATATTTAGAGACGATGAATGTCAAATTCGAGAAAAAAATACTGCTGAAAACATAGCAATTTTAAGGAGGATTTGCTTTAATCGAATGAAAATGTATCAAAATGGTAAAACTCTGAAAAGGAAGAAAATGCTTTGTACTTTTGATGATTCATTTAGGTTTAATGTTTTATTTAGCTAA
- a CDS encoding response regulator transcription factor — protein sequence MSKKIVKILSVEDSEDIAFGIKEYLSKRNFELTLSGSIDQAKKKLNEDFDLIILDINLPDGDGRDLLKYIKTETDTPVIFLTVKNDEKNIVEGLDLGAEDYITKPFKLSILHSRINAVLRRTRHYTNEIIVLDEYKLDKKQKRLFKNEKEIELSSQEFNLMLLFMENANQTLTRPRLLELIWDSKDNFVNDNTLTATVRRLRQKLDEPLLKTIHGIGYRLEL from the coding sequence ATGTCAAAAAAAATTGTAAAAATATTATCGGTTGAGGACAGCGAAGATATAGCCTTCGGTATAAAGGAGTATTTATCCAAAAGGAATTTTGAACTTACTCTTTCAGGTTCTATTGACCAAGCAAAGAAAAAGCTAAATGAAGATTTCGACTTGATAATTTTGGATATCAATTTACCTGATGGAGACGGAAGAGATTTGCTTAAATATATAAAGACCGAGACTGATACCCCCGTAATTTTTTTGACGGTAAAAAACGATGAAAAAAATATTGTAGAAGGATTAGATCTTGGTGCTGAGGATTATATTACAAAGCCTTTTAAACTCTCAATATTACACTCAAGGATAAATGCGGTTTTACGCCGAACAAGGCATTATACAAATGAAATTATTGTTTTGGATGAATATAAGCTTGATAAAAAGCAAAAGAGGCTTTTTAAAAATGAAAAAGAAATAGAATTAAGCTCACAGGAATTTAATCTAATGCTTTTATTTATGGAAAATGCAAACCAGACCTTGACCCGTCCCCGCCTCCTGGAATTAATTTGGGATTCAAAAGATAATTTTGTAAACGACAATACATTGACTGCAACCGTAAGGAGGCTTAGACAAAAACTGGACGAGCCTTTATTAAAAACGATTCACGGAATAGGCTATAGGCTTGAACTATGA